One genomic window of Sporosarcina ureae includes the following:
- a CDS encoding glucose 1-dehydrogenase produces the protein MKRLENKVAVITGAGSGIGREIAELYAREGAKLIIADMNIEGAEETVQTIKSAGGEALAVKTNVTVEEDVQKMIDTAVEQFGTLDILVNNAGIMDNMYSAATVTDEVWERVLAINTTGVMRATRKALSIFEEKKAGVIVNMASISAVTGGRGGFAYTASKHAVAGMTKNVASQYGPLNIRCNAIAPAHIPTNITNSLSQPDEFGMKQALRGVNMMSRPGTKEEIANIALFLASDESSYVNGIIMEADNGWSAY, from the coding sequence TTGAAACGTTTGGAAAATAAAGTAGCAGTAATAACTGGCGCAGGATCTGGGATTGGACGGGAAATTGCTGAATTGTATGCCCGTGAAGGTGCAAAGCTTATTATTGCAGATATGAATATTGAAGGTGCAGAAGAAACTGTCCAGACGATTAAAAGTGCTGGTGGTGAAGCATTAGCAGTCAAAACCAATGTAACAGTTGAAGAAGACGTACAAAAAATGATAGATACAGCAGTTGAGCAATTCGGTACACTTGATATTCTAGTGAATAATGCCGGTATTATGGACAATATGTATTCTGCAGCTACAGTAACGGATGAAGTATGGGAAAGAGTATTGGCAATCAACACAACAGGTGTGATGCGCGCAACCCGTAAAGCATTGTCTATCTTTGAAGAGAAAAAAGCAGGTGTTATCGTCAACATGGCTTCTATCTCAGCGGTGACAGGTGGTCGAGGTGGCTTTGCTTATACGGCATCAAAACACGCAGTGGCAGGGATGACGAAAAACGTTGCTTCTCAATACGGTCCATTAAATATCCGTTGTAACGCGATTGCCCCAGCACACATACCAACTAATATTACAAACAGCTTGTCACAACCGGATGAGTTCGGAATGAAGCAAGCGCTAAGGGGCGTAAACATGATGAGCCGCCCCGGAACAAAAGAAGAGATTGCAAACATTGCGCTATTCCTTGCATCAGACGAATCTTCCTATGTTAACGGTATCATTATGGAAGCTGACAACGGATGGTCTGCATATTAA
- a CDS encoding type 1 glutamine amidotransferase domain-containing protein, protein MAKIATVLGDMFEDSEYMKPATAYKEAGHEVEVIGAEAGTDVTGMKENTKVKIDKAIADAKSSDYDALFIPGGFSPDILRADDRFVKFVKEFMDAKKPVFAICHGPQLLMTAKALEGRDATGYTSIRVDMEYAGAKYADKEVVVCQNQLVTSRTPDDIPAFNRESLKLLEK, encoded by the coding sequence ATGGCTAAAATTGCAACAGTACTTGGAGATATGTTTGAGGACTCGGAATACATGAAACCGGCTACTGCTTATAAAGAAGCTGGACATGAAGTAGAAGTGATCGGTGCGGAAGCAGGAACAGACGTAACGGGTATGAAAGAAAATACAAAAGTGAAAATTGATAAAGCAATTGCTGATGCTAAATCGTCAGATTACGACGCATTGTTTATTCCGGGCGGATTCTCACCGGATATTTTACGTGCTGATGATCGTTTCGTAAAATTTGTTAAAGAATTTATGGATGCAAAAAAACCTGTTTTCGCAATTTGTCATGGGCCACAATTGCTCATGACAGCAAAAGCGCTTGAAGGGCGCGATGCAACAGGATACACATCCATTCGTGTAGATATGGAATATGCGGGTGCAAAATACGCTGACAAAGAAGTCGTAGTCTGTCAGAACCAACTCGTAACAAGCCGTACACCTGATGATATTCCAGCATTTAATCGCGAATCACTAAAACTGCTAGAAAAATAA
- a CDS encoding HD domain-containing protein: MGVHQYFKSLSDLEQIIRCPGKFKFQEHSVASHSFKVTKIAQFLGTVEEESGQNVDWKSLYEKALNHDYAELFTGDIKTPVKYASKELKKLFGEVEEEMTRKFIEKEFPTEFQAIYLERLKEGKDESLEGRILSVADKIDLLYESFGEIQKDNPEPLFIEIYEEALRTILMFQDMNCVEYFLKHILTDMLSERFTEHNELIDITMRIIEEK, encoded by the coding sequence TTGGGGGTACACCAATACTTTAAAAGCCTATCTGATTTAGAACAAATTATTCGTTGTCCTGGAAAGTTCAAATTTCAGGAGCATTCCGTCGCTAGTCATTCATTTAAAGTGACAAAAATTGCCCAGTTTCTTGGGACTGTCGAAGAGGAATCTGGACAGAATGTGGATTGGAAAAGCCTATATGAAAAAGCATTAAATCATGATTATGCAGAACTATTCACAGGGGATATTAAGACACCTGTAAAATACGCTTCGAAAGAATTGAAGAAGCTATTCGGTGAAGTGGAAGAGGAAATGACCAGAAAGTTTATAGAAAAAGAATTCCCTACTGAGTTTCAAGCTATCTATTTGGAACGATTGAAAGAAGGTAAGGATGAATCATTGGAGGGGCGCATATTATCCGTTGCTGATAAAATTGATTTGCTGTACGAATCATTTGGTGAGATCCAAAAGGATAATCCGGAGCCATTGTTTATAGAAATCTACGAGGAAGCATTAAGGACAATACTGATGTTCCAAGACATGAACTGTGTAGAATACTTTTTAAAACATATACTTACAGATATGCTCAGTGAACGATTTACTGAACATAATGAGTTAATTGACATTACCATGCGTATAATAGAGGAAAAGTAA
- a CDS encoding four-helix bundle copper-binding protein → MNQKYADVLAILEDCVKTCNHCFDACLKEEDVRMMVDCIRLDRECADICSYAIQAITRQSPFTDKILQLCAEVCVQCAEECGKHDHDHCKQCAEACRNCAEACRSIT, encoded by the coding sequence ATGAACCAAAAATATGCGGATGTATTGGCTATATTAGAGGATTGTGTAAAGACGTGTAATCATTGTTTTGACGCTTGTCTAAAAGAAGAAGACGTTCGTATGATGGTTGACTGTATTCGACTTGATCGAGAGTGTGCAGATATTTGTTCATATGCAATCCAGGCAATTACCCGACAGAGTCCGTTTACAGATAAAATCTTGCAGCTATGTGCGGAAGTATGTGTTCAGTGTGCAGAGGAATGTGGTAAACACGATCATGATCATTGCAAGCAGTGTGCTGAAGCATGCCGCAATTGTGCGGAAGCTTGCCGCAGTATAACTTAA
- a CDS encoding antibiotic biosynthesis monooxygenase family protein, whose amino-acid sequence MKLFKWTGPLEEAGNLPEEARASLMNNDEEVLVLQEAETTTLDHAVEYDVLDQSGDLPSGRFAVLNNIPVTEEGREIFEQRFNNRARLIEAEPGFVAIRVLRPVHSGTYVILTMWEDEQSFKNWQESQAYGKAHAKRGTEDGVDQRPNIFSGPSFVTTYKK is encoded by the coding sequence TTGAAACTATTTAAATGGACAGGTCCACTAGAAGAAGCAGGTAACTTACCAGAAGAAGCGCGTGCGTCATTAATGAATAATGATGAAGAAGTGCTTGTACTGCAAGAAGCGGAAACGACCACTCTTGACCATGCCGTCGAATACGATGTGTTGGATCAAAGCGGAGATTTACCATCTGGGCGTTTCGCTGTATTAAACAATATTCCTGTAACTGAAGAAGGTAGAGAGATTTTTGAACAGCGCTTTAATAACCGCGCACGTTTAATAGAGGCGGAGCCGGGATTCGTAGCGATCCGTGTATTGCGACCAGTACACTCTGGCACCTACGTGATTTTGACTATGTGGGAAGACGAACAATCCTTTAAAAATTGGCAAGAATCGCAAGCTTACGGAAAAGCGCATGCGAAACGCGGTACAGAAGATGGTGTCGATCAACGTCCTAATATCTTCTCAGGACCTTCATTTGTTACGACTTATAAAAAATAA
- a CDS encoding DUF3231 family protein — translation MGILDGNPKDQPMHYGEITAIWAFMGANNGLISGYEAFVNHAGDEDLIRLLEEAIKTMKAENKDFGKILKANGITPPPALPERPKANPEDIPAGARFMDPEISGAMSINVGQGLVSCSMAMGQCLREDVATLFAKCHMEKVAFGAKLLGLNKSKGWIIPPPLHLH, via the coding sequence GTGGGTATTTTAGATGGTAATCCAAAAGATCAGCCTATGCATTACGGGGAAATCACTGCTATATGGGCGTTTATGGGTGCGAATAACGGTCTAATCAGTGGTTATGAAGCATTTGTTAATCATGCAGGAGATGAAGACCTAATTCGGCTACTAGAAGAAGCAATAAAAACAATGAAAGCTGAGAATAAAGATTTCGGTAAAATATTAAAAGCTAATGGTATCACTCCACCTCCTGCCCTTCCAGAAAGACCAAAAGCTAACCCAGAGGATATTCCTGCTGGCGCACGATTTATGGATCCCGAAATCAGTGGTGCTATGTCCATCAACGTCGGCCAAGGACTAGTTTCATGTAGTATGGCGATGGGTCAATGTTTACGTGAAGATGTTGCGACACTATTTGCTAAATGTCATATGGAGAAAGTCGCATTTGGTGCCAAGTTGCTGGGCTTGAATAAGTCCAAAGGTTGGATCATCCCTCCACCACTTCATTTGCACTAA
- a CDS encoding Ger(x)C family spore germination protein, producing MKFLSVSKWLMAFLCMSGVLLQSGCAFKDIDKRLFVSSIGIDPAEHIENGYKVTMKVALPFGAIKDSAKPSFAYLSREGHSIGEAIRMLETHVDKILELGHMKTIIVHEKLVRDDMQSFMDYFIRRGDIQLIAYVAGARPSAESILKVEPNTEAPASVALINFFGGTANDSPYVVTTYLFQLRRDILSEGIDPVLPLIETNEKGDELIVNNSIVVDTREEPIVLSTIHTKYYNSLLKGSNGFTYLIRDGGLELLLNINQSKMKYKFVPSKGSVVPSAIDMHIVMKGTIGEANKDLSVAKLDEYNRLASKDVKQKVLQFLTKMQEESLDPFGFGLRYRATRLHTEEIFTTWQQAYPNIEFKVTVDVKLQGTGTIE from the coding sequence TTGAAATTCCTCTCAGTGAGTAAATGGCTTATGGCGTTTTTATGTATGAGTGGCGTGTTGTTGCAATCTGGATGTGCTTTCAAAGACATTGATAAACGACTATTTGTGTCTTCGATTGGGATTGATCCTGCTGAACATATCGAGAATGGATACAAAGTAACAATGAAAGTCGCTTTGCCATTTGGTGCTATTAAGGATTCCGCCAAGCCGAGCTTTGCGTATCTTTCTCGTGAGGGACATTCGATAGGTGAAGCGATTCGCATGCTGGAAACGCATGTAGATAAAATATTGGAACTGGGGCATATGAAAACAATTATCGTTCATGAAAAACTTGTTAGGGATGATATGCAATCATTCATGGATTATTTTATTCGTCGCGGTGATATTCAATTAATCGCATATGTTGCAGGGGCTAGACCTTCTGCAGAATCTATTTTAAAAGTAGAACCTAATACTGAAGCGCCAGCATCAGTTGCTTTAATCAACTTCTTTGGTGGAACAGCGAATGATAGCCCATACGTCGTGACGACTTATTTGTTTCAATTGCGCAGAGATATACTCTCGGAAGGTATTGATCCTGTTTTACCACTAATTGAAACAAATGAAAAAGGCGATGAATTAATAGTGAACAATTCCATTGTAGTTGATACAAGGGAAGAACCGATTGTGCTATCTACTATTCACACGAAATACTATAACTCATTATTGAAAGGTTCAAATGGATTCACCTATCTGATCAGAGATGGAGGCCTTGAGTTATTGTTGAACATTAATCAAAGTAAAATGAAATATAAATTCGTACCTAGTAAAGGAAGTGTAGTGCCAAGTGCAATAGATATGCACATTGTGATGAAAGGAACGATAGGTGAAGCCAATAAAGATTTATCTGTAGCTAAATTGGATGAGTATAATCGATTGGCCTCAAAAGATGTGAAACAAAAAGTTCTACAATTTCTAACTAAAATGCAAGAGGAAAGTTTAGATCCTTTTGGTTTTGGCTTACGCTACCGAGCTACACGTTTGCATACAGAAGAGATATTTACTACGTGGCAACAGGCATATCCTAATATAGAATTCAAAGTGACTGTGGACGTCAAATTACAAGGGACAGGAACGATAGAATAA
- a CDS encoding GerAB/ArcD/ProY family transporter produces the protein MSRIVYLLLISNMIANLIASSPRILFAKSEHGAIVTMIIALFFGVFMNWALITSFKAFPGKSLPQILTLYLSKWIAIPALFIFGVIWYVSGLQTLITYIDILLRFITPEMSIYLVIAMFIPVVTFGIIMQSRNILFTIELVFILALPVAAYYVIKLYFTEQVSWDQVAIAMTFIDNPPDYTVFSATTYLFVGAFDIIIFNSLLKKKMTFGIKQALIVFSLGVFMIFTTYFIPIGVLGFDQVENILYPWILTSDSIRMKFGVIERVIFIFLLLFLAIAFLNITIHWHVACKLFQSVFDIEKMKIKSREKISFMIVIVIFWLIAIYTTLKVTEYDLFLYSKYFFNSIPIVFIGLMIIMLVVNRRVKS, from the coding sequence ATGAGCCGAATTGTCTATCTTTTACTCATATCAAACATGATCGCAAATCTTATTGCCTCTAGTCCGAGAATTTTATTCGCTAAAAGTGAACATGGGGCAATTGTCACGATGATCATCGCGCTGTTTTTTGGAGTATTTATGAACTGGGCATTGATCACTTCTTTTAAAGCGTTTCCAGGGAAAAGTTTACCGCAAATTTTAACGTTATATCTATCGAAATGGATTGCTATTCCTGCGTTATTTATCTTTGGAGTCATTTGGTATGTTTCAGGTCTTCAGACACTGATTACCTATATAGATATTCTTTTACGATTTATAACACCCGAGATGTCTATTTATTTAGTAATTGCGATGTTCATTCCAGTGGTTACATTTGGAATAATCATGCAGAGTCGAAATATATTATTTACAATTGAATTGGTGTTTATTTTAGCGCTTCCTGTTGCTGCATATTACGTAATAAAACTTTACTTTACTGAACAAGTTAGCTGGGATCAAGTGGCAATTGCGATGACATTTATTGATAACCCACCAGACTATACAGTATTCTCTGCGACGACCTATTTATTTGTAGGAGCTTTTGATATCATCATTTTCAATTCGCTACTGAAGAAAAAAATGACTTTCGGTATTAAACAAGCACTAATTGTGTTCAGTCTAGGAGTTTTTATGATTTTCACGACCTATTTTATACCGATTGGTGTATTGGGATTTGATCAAGTGGAAAATATTCTATACCCATGGATTCTGACCAGTGATTCTATTCGAATGAAGTTCGGAGTAATTGAGCGAGTGATATTTATCTTTTTGTTACTTTTCTTAGCTATTGCTTTCTTAAATATTACAATTCATTGGCATGTTGCTTGTAAATTATTTCAAAGTGTCTTTGATATAGAAAAAATGAAAATAAAGTCGCGTGAAAAAATTAGTTTTATGATAGTGATCGTGATATTTTGGTTAATTGCGATCTATACCACATTAAAAGTGACTGAGTATGATCTGTTTCTTTATAGTAAGTATTTCTTTAATTCGATTCCCATTGTATTCATTGGCCTGATGATTATTATGCTTGTAGTGAATAGGAGGGTGAAGTCTTGA
- a CDS encoding spore germination protein, translating into MDKLTGNLLDEKEVIILDETTCHIEQPEYFTRLAKRLEPTADLVKKTLKSKGRVVHLLYLKSVVDMMQLQTIVVKPFYEMSPEQNFAEYIHSLPYETKMPTGDEEVLIEITKGNVFVMIDKQITLLELKVVAANAVQDAIMEPTIHGPQLGLSESIETNINLMRQRYHKPSLIVEPLQLEDASNRDIALIYDGEKVNPQLLKKIKTRILTLDVELVQASGDLQYYLNNKKYSLFPTSLLTERPDRILHNMASGKVIILVDGSPHAIIAPTTFFDFMISMEDLYYSFWVVSLIRFLRYAGLFTCIMLPAIYVGVTSYTPEVLRSELALTVAASRIGVPYPSFIEVFFMLIFIELLTEASMRLPNSISATATTVGGLILGTAAVEAALTSNIMVIVVSLVAISTFVIPISEMNYAVRVCRFFLLVYTTLFGIAGMMLGILGLLLYLVNKDSFGEPYLRMFWKNRQEELKADDS; encoded by the coding sequence TTGGACAAACTAACAGGTAACTTGTTGGATGAGAAAGAAGTGATAATTTTGGATGAAACAACCTGTCATATAGAACAGCCTGAATACTTTACACGTTTAGCTAAACGACTGGAACCGACTGCGGATTTAGTGAAAAAGACTTTGAAAAGTAAAGGTCGAGTCGTGCACTTACTGTATTTGAAAAGTGTAGTGGATATGATGCAACTACAAACAATCGTGGTGAAACCTTTCTATGAGATGTCACCAGAACAGAATTTTGCAGAGTATATTCATTCATTACCTTATGAAACCAAGATGCCAACTGGGGACGAAGAGGTTCTTATAGAAATAACGAAAGGCAATGTATTTGTCATGATCGACAAGCAAATAACGTTGCTGGAGTTGAAAGTGGTAGCAGCCAATGCGGTGCAAGACGCCATTATGGAACCTACAATTCACGGTCCTCAACTCGGACTCAGCGAGAGTATTGAAACGAATATTAATCTAATGCGGCAACGTTATCACAAGCCTTCCTTGATTGTTGAACCTCTTCAATTGGAAGATGCTTCAAATCGTGATATTGCATTAATTTACGATGGAGAAAAAGTAAATCCTCAGCTATTGAAGAAAATAAAAACGCGTATTCTCACTTTGGATGTGGAGCTGGTTCAGGCAAGCGGTGACTTACAGTATTACTTGAACAATAAAAAATACAGCCTGTTTCCAACAAGTCTTTTGACTGAGCGTCCCGATCGAATTCTTCATAATATGGCGAGTGGGAAAGTCATTATCTTAGTAGATGGAAGCCCACACGCAATTATTGCCCCTACAACGTTCTTTGATTTTATGATTTCAATGGAAGACCTGTATTATTCCTTTTGGGTAGTATCGCTTATACGATTTCTACGATATGCCGGGCTGTTTACATGTATTATGTTGCCGGCTATATATGTTGGAGTCACTTCGTATACACCAGAAGTCCTCAGATCTGAGCTTGCGCTAACAGTGGCAGCAAGCAGGATTGGTGTTCCGTATCCCTCATTTATTGAAGTCTTTTTTATGTTAATATTTATCGAACTACTGACAGAAGCTAGTATGCGTTTGCCGAATAGTATTAGCGCTACGGCTACAACAGTTGGAGGACTGATACTTGGAACCGCGGCAGTAGAAGCAGCATTGACTTCGAACATTATGGTCATCGTCGTCTCACTTGTAGCGATTTCCACATTTGTTATCCCAATCAGTGAAATGAATTATGCTGTCCGGGTTTGCCGTTTTTTTCTATTGGTATATACGACGTTGTTTGGTATTGCAGGGATGATGCTTGGAATACTTGGGTTATTGTTATACCTGGTGAACAAAGACAGTTTCGGTGAGCCGTATTTACGAATGTTTTGGAAAAATAGACAAGAAGAATTAAAGGCGGATGATTCATGA
- the tatA gene encoding twin-arginine translocase TatA/TatE family subunit, with protein MNLAAIGVPGLIIILVIILILFGPRKLPEIGSAVGKTLSEFKKSAKDIMDDDDEPKKIEVQKVETKEQVK; from the coding sequence ATGAACTTAGCCGCAATCGGAGTGCCTGGCTTAATTATTATTTTAGTGATTATATTAATTTTGTTTGGCCCCCGTAAATTACCCGAAATTGGTTCAGCAGTTGGTAAAACATTGTCTGAATTTAAAAAATCAGCAAAAGACATTATGGATGACGACGATGAACCTAAGAAAATAGAAGTACAAAAAGTTGAGACGAAAGAGCAAGTAAAATAA
- a CDS encoding rhodanese-like domain-containing protein produces the protein MVKTITAEQLYRKIKGEEALILVDVRAEDKYNHFHIKATNVEDINVPKTEIFSLEDKVEKVIPQLPKNSEIIITCTTGNSATTCANILSSRDYDVTVLEGGITAWKEYVSNKSLE, from the coding sequence ATGGTTAAAACGATAACTGCTGAACAATTATATAGGAAGATAAAAGGTGAGGAAGCACTTATCCTAGTAGACGTACGTGCTGAGGATAAATATAATCATTTTCATATCAAAGCTACGAATGTGGAAGATATCAACGTACCGAAAACGGAGATCTTCTCGTTAGAAGATAAAGTAGAGAAAGTGATTCCACAGTTGCCGAAAAACAGTGAAATCATTATTACTTGTACGACAGGAAATTCCGCGACCACATGTGCAAACATCCTTTCTAGTAGGGATTACGATGTTACTGTATTGGAAGGTGGGATTACTGCGTGGAAAGAATATGTTAGTAATAAGTCACTAGAATGA
- a CDS encoding acyl-CoA thioesterase — translation MKLEKQCRESRVVRTSRVFPNDVNNHNTLFGGRLMSDIDQIASISAARHSRADCVTASMDSVDFLYPIRPSDSVCFESYVTWTGKSSMEIFVKVIAEDLATGNCKIAATSLLTFVALDENKKPLTVPRVIPETEEEIYLHETAPQRAEIRLMRKQQSKDLASVLTNNYPWHDPVQVNA, via the coding sequence ATGAAACTAGAAAAGCAGTGTCGAGAATCAAGGGTTGTACGAACGAGCAGAGTATTCCCAAATGATGTCAACAACCATAATACATTGTTTGGCGGACGTTTAATGAGCGATATCGATCAAATTGCATCGATTTCAGCAGCTCGACACAGCAGAGCAGATTGTGTTACGGCATCTATGGATTCCGTAGACTTTCTGTATCCAATCCGTCCTTCCGATTCAGTCTGCTTTGAGTCATACGTGACTTGGACTGGAAAATCTTCTATGGAGATTTTCGTAAAAGTTATTGCGGAGGATTTGGCGACTGGTAATTGTAAAATTGCAGCCACCTCATTGTTAACATTTGTTGCATTGGACGAAAATAAAAAGCCACTAACTGTTCCACGTGTCATTCCTGAAACAGAAGAGGAAATATATTTACATGAAACTGCACCGCAACGCGCAGAAATTCGCTTAATGCGTAAACAGCAAAGTAAAGACTTGGCCTCAGTATTAACGAATAATTATCCATGGCATGATCCAGTACAAGTGAACGCATAA
- a CDS encoding Cof-type HAD-IIB family hydrolase, with translation MNLDKKIVFFDLDGTLMNHDKTILESTKQSLTALREKGIYTVICTGRAPLMFNWLLEELSFDSYVSMNGQHVVLDGEVIYSNPMKPEVIRQLTEFAHKQGHGLTYSTFESFVTNVEEHPLVQEGTARLKIPYPPVDPNVYSHSVVNQVQIYSTPKETKKYMELFKDYTFIRWDENSVDMLPEGASKAIGIQKMLEHMNIPIENSYAFGDGANDMQMIKMVGIGVAMENAIPELKEVADLVTASCSEDGIMKGLISLGLLEEKDIPLLHDSMKQ, from the coding sequence ATGAATCTAGATAAAAAGATCGTATTCTTTGATTTAGATGGAACATTAATGAATCATGATAAAACAATTTTGGAATCGACGAAACAATCTCTTACGGCATTACGGGAGAAGGGCATATACACTGTTATTTGTACTGGCAGAGCTCCACTTATGTTCAACTGGTTGCTAGAAGAACTATCGTTTGATTCCTATGTTTCCATGAATGGACAGCATGTAGTATTGGATGGAGAAGTAATTTACTCGAATCCTATGAAGCCAGAAGTTATACGACAACTTACCGAGTTTGCGCATAAACAAGGACATGGATTGACATACTCCACGTTTGAGTCGTTCGTAACGAACGTTGAAGAACACCCACTTGTTCAGGAGGGAACCGCACGTTTAAAAATACCGTATCCTCCTGTAGATCCTAATGTATATTCTCACTCTGTCGTGAATCAAGTACAAATTTACTCTACTCCTAAGGAAACCAAAAAGTACATGGAGTTATTCAAGGATTATACCTTTATAAGATGGGATGAAAACTCGGTAGATATGTTGCCTGAAGGGGCTTCTAAGGCAATTGGTATTCAAAAAATGCTTGAACACATGAATATTCCTATTGAAAACAGCTATGCATTTGGGGATGGTGCGAATGACATGCAAATGATCAAGATGGTAGGTATCGGGGTAGCAATGGAGAATGCTATACCCGAATTAAAAGAAGTAGCAGATCTCGTCACTGCATCTTGTTCAGAAGATGGTATTATGAAAGGCTTGATCAGTTTAGGGTTGTTAGAAGAAAAAGATATTCCATTACTGCATGACAGTATGAAACAGTAA
- a CDS encoding class II aldolase/adducin family protein: MNITEERVRGENITDYLQYPTFSTLEEERQYNKQRLAGAFRLFDRFGFTEGVAGHATYRDPEFKDHMWVNPYGIPFGKIKASDLVMVNPDGEVVKGKYSLHKSALVIHSAIHEARPDVTASVHLHPVYGKTWASTGRLIDPLTQDACAFYNDHSVLNEFSGVVYEDDEGVKVANALADNKAMFLKNHGPLTVGQTVDAAAFWFITLERSCQVQLLAEAAGVVSPIPPEHAASTAKQVGRDIDGWENFQPLWEKIVSEEPDLLD, translated from the coding sequence ATGAATATTACTGAAGAACGTGTAAGGGGAGAGAATATAACAGATTATTTACAATATCCAACATTTTCGACTCTTGAAGAAGAACGTCAATATAATAAACAAAGATTAGCAGGGGCATTCCGTCTGTTTGATCGTTTCGGTTTTACTGAAGGTGTAGCAGGTCACGCGACGTATCGTGATCCAGAGTTCAAAGATCATATGTGGGTTAATCCCTATGGCATACCGTTTGGCAAGATCAAAGCATCCGATCTTGTGATGGTAAATCCTGACGGAGAAGTAGTAAAGGGTAAATATTCTCTTCATAAATCTGCCCTCGTGATCCACTCTGCTATTCACGAAGCAAGACCGGACGTCACTGCTTCAGTTCACTTGCATCCTGTATACGGAAAGACATGGGCATCAACTGGTAGATTGATCGATCCATTAACACAAGATGCTTGCGCGTTTTACAATGATCACTCTGTATTGAATGAGTTTTCTGGTGTCGTGTATGAGGATGATGAGGGGGTAAAAGTTGCAAATGCATTAGCGGATAATAAAGCGATGTTTCTGAAGAATCACGGCCCGTTAACGGTTGGACAAACTGTTGATGCTGCTGCATTTTGGTTTATTACGTTGGAACGTTCATGCCAGGTTCAATTACTCGCAGAAGCTGCCGGTGTAGTAAGTCCGATTCCTCCTGAGCATGCAGCAAGCACTGCAAAACAAGTTGGTAGAGATATTGATGGTTGGGAAAACTTCCAACCACTATGGGAAAAAATTGTGAGTGAAGAACCCGACCTATTGGATTGA
- a CDS encoding AAA family ATPase: MYTDPFIRGIRLKRDRVPSFEDYPFHLPSINTLTELDFHPNVTFFVGENGMGKSTLLEAIAVAFGFNAEGGSLNFNFSTYDSHSKLDEYITLIKGVIRPTDGFFLRAETFYNLATTIEELDSAPSPSPRIIDGYGGTSLHEQSHGESFWATFIHRFRGNGIYLLDEPEAALSPMRQLSMLSRIHDLVGEGSQFIIATHSPLLLSYPGAKIIEFTDEGVQETTLEETSHYQIMKQFFDDKDRILHYLLK, encoded by the coding sequence ATGTATACAGACCCATTCATTCGTGGAATACGTTTGAAGCGTGATCGAGTTCCATCATTTGAAGACTATCCATTTCATTTGCCTAGTATCAACACGCTAACCGAGCTAGACTTTCATCCGAACGTGACATTTTTTGTCGGAGAGAATGGTATGGGAAAGTCTACGTTACTTGAGGCTATTGCAGTTGCCTTTGGTTTTAATGCGGAAGGTGGTTCACTTAACTTCAACTTTTCCACTTATGATTCGCACTCCAAATTGGATGAATATATTACACTCATCAAAGGCGTCATCAGACCAACTGATGGATTCTTTCTGCGTGCTGAAACTTTCTACAATTTAGCGACTACAATTGAAGAGTTAGATAGTGCACCAAGTCCTAGTCCAAGGATTATTGATGGCTACGGGGGCACTTCACTACATGAACAGTCCCATGGCGAATCATTTTGGGCTACTTTCATTCATCGCTTTAGAGGGAATGGCATTTACTTACTAGATGAACCGGAAGCAGCTTTATCACCAATGCGTCAACTGTCCATGTTGAGCAGGATTCACGATTTGGTAGGTGAAGGCTCACAGTTCATAATTGCAACACACTCCCCACTTCTACTATCTTATCCTGGTGCAAAAATTATCGAATTCACAGATGAAGGTGTGCAAGAAACGACGCTAGAAGAAACTAGCCATTACCAAATTATGAAGCAGTTTTTTGATGATAAAGATCGTATATTACATTATTTGCTGAAATAA